CGATCATCGCTAGGGACTTGCCCTAGATTTACAAACGCAAATCTATTGATAGGGTTGTAGTGCATCACGACTCCTCCCGTGTTTTCTGTATCTCTCGCTTAACCGCTGTCCGCTCTCGCTTCCAGTAATCGCGAGACTGGCGCTTGTCGCGGTGCTTTCGGTACTCGCCGTCGCCTCTGAGAGGTCGGCGGGTCTTGCTGTTGGTGGTCATGGGTATTGCTCCAGTCAGATTTGCTCAACGAACTCATTACCGTTGTCGTTCGGGCGCTGGCCCTGTTCACTGCTGTCTGACCCCTCAGTAAGAGTTTCAACGATGTCACTCGCCGCCTCTGCTGCGATATCCCAGTTGATGAGCCTTGAGAAATGCGTCCAGAGGGGGACGCCTGCATGGGTCACAAAGGATGCGGCCACGGCACCTAGTCCAAAGTAGAAAATATTGCGAATCATCGAAAATCCTTTGGTTTGAATACTTGGGGGCATTGCTGCCCCTTCGTCCTTTGCTTACTTAGCAGTTGCCAACTGCTTCCACTGGGCTGCTGGCAGTGTTATTACTTGCGAACCCATCGCTTCGAGTTCGGTAGCGCGATCATAGTCCTCGACATCTTGCGAAGATCGCGTGACAGCGTTAAGAAGTCCGTACTGGCTCAGGTCGCCGCCTTGAATAAGGTGGGTAAGGATATCAGACTGCTCGGACTGATTGAGAGTGAAGCTATCGGCTAACACCTCAACTGCTTTGACAGGATTGCCCTCAATTTTGCGCTCGGTGGCATCCCTCATCTGATTCACAATCTGAGTGAATAACGCTTCAGAAGTCGCAGCCTTCACCATGTCTCGAACTTTCAGAAGAAGTGCCGCATCTTCAGCCTGTTTGGTTTCATCGGTGAAAATTTCGTAAGCATCATCATCATTGTCGAGGGCACGGCCAACGTGATACTTTTTCATTCCACGGTCAGGAATGACCATGCCGTTTCGACACACAAGGCGATAGACCAAAGGCTCAATACGGATAGAGCCTAGCCCGATTTCAGAGTTGCTGATGATAACTCCTGCCTGAACTGCGTCGTTGACTTTTACATCAAGCTGCATACGCTCGTTGATGACTTTTATATAGAGTCGGCTATCAGTAAGTCCGATACTGCAAATTTTCAGGTCATCTCCGAAGTCACTGATGACTGGCAATACTGTCTGTACAATGGCTGTATTATCGACTCGGCGGTATCGGTTGCTCAGGAAAGCTCTCGCGGTGCCGTCGAGGGTGCGAAGCATTCGGGGTTCAGGTCGCTCTAAAAACCAGTGGTTGACGTTTTGAGAGAGCAAGTCCGGCGCGTCCTTTCTCATCCGCTTGTAGTAAGTCGTCGGAATATTGAGGCGTTGAGCAATCTGTGCGTGGGTGTGTTCAGAGGTAGCAAAGCGCTCGACGGTTTCGGCTTCGATAGTAATCGAGCCATCGGCGTTCATCTCCAGTTGTCGGGTATCAGCAACAAAGTCACGCTTTTTAGAAGCCTGATCTTGGAGTTGCTGTGCCATTTCAACAATCGTTAAACCTTCTTTCATGATTTAATCCCTTTTAGGTGTGTATTCACCAGCGGAGGGGAGCCAGGTTCCAATTGATTCCCTTCCGCCAGTCAAAAGATTTGAGTCATAGCTAGACAAGTTTTATTTATCCATCGCCGCTACGCTCGTTGGCTTCACGGTTCCCAGGGGTGAACTTAACGCTCATCTAGGGTTTCTTCCCTTGGCCGCTGCTTGTCCGGCTGGCTTTAACTTGTCTGTTGTCTATATATCTATAGTACAGAATTTAAGTAAATATATCAAGCACTGTCCAAGGAATTTCCATTAAAAAACCCGATCATTGACCGGGTTTACATAAATTGAGCTG
Above is a window of Acaryochloris thomasi RCC1774 DNA encoding:
- a CDS encoding DUF932 domain-containing protein; amino-acid sequence: MKEGLTIVEMAQQLQDQASKKRDFVADTRQLEMNADGSITIEAETVERFATSEHTHAQIAQRLNIPTTYYKRMRKDAPDLLSQNVNHWFLERPEPRMLRTLDGTARAFLSNRYRRVDNTAIVQTVLPVISDFGDDLKICSIGLTDSRLYIKVINERMQLDVKVNDAVQAGVIISNSEIGLGSIRIEPLVYRLVCRNGMVIPDRGMKKYHVGRALDNDDDAYEIFTDETKQAEDAALLLKVRDMVKAATSEALFTQIVNQMRDATERKIEGNPVKAVEVLADSFTLNQSEQSDILTHLIQGGDLSQYGLLNAVTRSSQDVEDYDRATELEAMGSQVITLPAAQWKQLATAK